The following proteins are encoded in a genomic region of Lachnospiraceae bacterium KM106-2:
- a CDS encoding iron compound ABC transporter, iron compound-binding protein, translated as MLLVSCGKKVEKEDVKKQKVTAVVGLGSYAKLWRLAGGTVLGASSDAFSEERNDIKDYGENIGGIQSLNVEKIIQLDPDVVLLTSNIKSQVALKTNLEKAGISVEYLEVETFEDYCKALKKCTKLTGKTENYKKYGMDVKDKITSIINSVPKQKAPRILLMRAFSTGIKTKRSDNMVGAMLKDLGCINIADQEQTSLENLSVEQIRKEDPDYIFITTMGDSTAAKKMIAKELENNPVWNELSAVKNKHYIILKKELFQYKPNEKWSESYQVLAEILYGREED; from the coding sequence ATGTTGCTTGTTTCATGCGGCAAGAAGGTAGAAAAGGAGGATGTAAAGAAACAGAAAGTTACAGCAGTTGTGGGACTGGGAAGTTACGCTAAGCTTTGGAGATTAGCAGGAGGAACCGTACTAGGTGCGTCTTCTGATGCATTTTCAGAAGAACGAAATGATATAAAAGATTATGGGGAAAATATAGGGGGCATTCAAAGTCTAAATGTAGAAAAGATCATTCAACTGGATCCCGATGTTGTTTTACTGACTTCCAATATAAAAAGTCAAGTGGCGCTAAAGACGAATTTAGAGAAAGCGGGGATATCAGTTGAGTATTTGGAAGTAGAGACCTTTGAAGATTATTGTAAGGCGTTAAAGAAATGTACGAAGTTGACAGGGAAGACGGAGAATTATAAGAAATATGGAATGGATGTAAAAGATAAGATCACTTCTATCATTAATTCTGTCCCAAAACAGAAAGCACCAAGGATACTTCTTATGAGAGCATTCTCAACAGGAATTAAAACCAAGAGATCAGATAATATGGTCGGAGCGATGTTAAAGGATTTGGGTTGTATCAATATTGCAGATCAGGAGCAGACGTCATTGGAGAATCTAAGCGTAGAACAGATTAGAAAAGAAGATCCGGATTATATCTTTATCACCACAATGGGGGATAGCACTGCAGCGAAGAAGATGATCGCGAAAGAATTAGAAAACAATCCAGTATGGAATGAGTTATCGGCTGTGAAGAATAAACACTATATCATTCTTAAGAAGGAATTGTTCCAGTATAAGCCGAATGAGAAATGGAGTGAGAGTTATCAAGTCCTTGCAGAAATTCTCTATGGAAGAGAAGAAGATTAA
- a CDS encoding ABC-type Fe3+-siderophore transport system, permease 2 component — protein MILHIRLVRSLSAVIVGMALAITGVIIQTILNNPLAGPNIVGINAGAGLGFIIASILFGESMGLPLIGAFAGAMITIRIVLAVSRKIGASRKTTILTGVAVNSLCNAFIDGILVWVPESLAYNQYFKMGSFSGVSFEKLGLPAILIIITMVSVILLHNEMDVLKMGDEIAKGLGLATDRWRNLFLIGAAILVGASVCITGILGFIGLIVPHMGRVLVGEQSKPLLIVSMLLGGIFTLLCDTAARMIFQPYEIPVGILISFIGGGFFIWLLFHHKGERYVDS, from the coding sequence GTGATCCTGCATATTCGATTGGTACGTTCGTTATCAGCTGTGATCGTTGGAATGGCACTTGCGATCACAGGTGTCATTATTCAGACAATTTTAAATAATCCATTAGCAGGTCCTAATATTGTTGGAATCAATGCAGGAGCAGGACTCGGATTTATCATAGCAAGTATTTTATTTGGAGAAAGTATGGGGCTTCCTTTGATCGGAGCATTTGCGGGGGCTATGATCACAATTCGTATTGTGCTTGCAGTCTCAAGAAAGATAGGAGCTTCTCGTAAAACGACGATCTTAACGGGGGTTGCAGTCAATAGTTTGTGCAACGCTTTTATTGATGGAATTCTAGTATGGGTGCCAGAAAGCTTGGCGTATAACCAGTATTTTAAAATGGGAAGTTTTTCGGGTGTATCCTTTGAAAAATTAGGGCTGCCTGCAATTCTGATCATAATTACGATGGTAAGTGTTATTTTGTTACATAATGAGATGGATGTTTTGAAAATGGGGGATGAAATCGCGAAAGGATTAGGTTTAGCAACCGATCGATGGAGAAACTTATTTCTGATCGGTGCGGCAATTTTGGTGGGAGCTTCCGTCTGCATCACAGGAATTTTGGGTTTTATCGGGCTGATCGTTCCTCATATGGGGAGAGTATTAGTTGGAGAGCAGAGCAAACCGTTATTGATTGTCAGTATGCTTCTTGGCGGTATCTTCACCTTATTATGTGATACGGCTGCGAGAATGATATTTCAACCTTATGAAATACCGGTGGGGATTTTAATATCTTTTATCGGTGGTGGCTTTTTCATCTGGCTGTTATTTCATCATAAAGGAGAGCGATATGTTGATAGTTGA
- a CDS encoding ABC-type Fe3+-siderophore transport system, ATPase component: protein MLIVDDVCISYGQKEIIHHISDKIDREDGLTVIVGLNGCGKSTLLRTLGGIYEGYTGEIHYGNRILREIPLRERAKMISYLPQYRRVPNISVERYVLHGRFPHLSYPRHYGKKDFELVDKVLERFQIASLKTKQMSQISGGERQKVYLAMAIVQDACYLLLDEPSTFLDLHCQYEFLRILKELVEEGKTVLMVSHNVQMALQYADNIIVMEKGRIKIRGTPEQVVHSGEIENVFQVKIQKITRDDDKTSSYIVLGVD, encoded by the coding sequence ATGTTGATAGTTGATGATGTTTGTATCTCGTATGGACAAAAAGAAATTATCCATCATATCTCGGATAAGATTGATAGAGAAGATGGTCTGACCGTCATCGTTGGATTAAATGGATGTGGAAAGAGTACGTTATTACGCACACTGGGAGGGATATACGAAGGATATACAGGAGAAATTCATTATGGAAATCGAATTTTACGAGAGATTCCATTGCGTGAGAGAGCAAAGATGATCTCTTATTTGCCTCAATACCGAAGGGTACCTAATATTAGTGTGGAACGTTATGTGCTACATGGAAGATTTCCGCATCTATCATATCCACGACACTACGGAAAGAAAGATTTCGAGTTGGTAGATAAAGTACTGGAACGTTTCCAAATAGCATCCCTGAAAACAAAGCAGATGTCACAGATATCAGGGGGAGAAAGGCAGAAAGTCTATTTAGCAATGGCCATTGTTCAGGATGCTTGTTATCTATTATTAGATGAACCAAGTACATTTTTAGACTTACACTGTCAGTATGAGTTTTTGCGAATCCTAAAAGAACTGGTAGAAGAGGGAAAAACGGTTTTGATGGTATCTCATAATGTACAGATGGCTTTGCAATATGCAGATAATATTATTGTAATGGAGAAGGGAAGGATAAAAATACGTGGGACTCCAGAACAGGTTGTCCATTCTGGAGAAATCGAGAACGTATTTCAGGTTAAAATTCAGAAAATAACTCGAGACGATGACAAGACGTCCAGTTATATTGTGCTGGGGGTTGATTGA
- a CDS encoding regulator of polyketide synthase expression produces MTISEFLTTIDETHVVTAFTNNPDSIITSIKLMMAPPVEWESDTLYIGQSAQDLIYPDLPISILLCGDIQPQVDTSLHNIAFINDCDLTTLFNEVNELFYQDLTFTANYSKLLSLNLQNESLQKLIDEASLMVHNPLIVLDTSYKILCSSNTYPIKDVFWSETVKTGYCTYEFILAVNELFATQGGSSTGRQAYPITCPVSPYTKVFCNMFWHHSLIGYIIMLNSNQEVEHSHYQLLPKISENASITLSKLPNFHGIHGSMKETILYQLLNEESMMNIEVRMKTASLKTPPNMRLVTILFDSYSDTTIVSPFIKEQLLALFPSAYITEYEHAIVMLQPLNDPVSFSPLQEEGLTSFFQNAHIKIACSDKFSSFAHVKKQYRLCLDLIRTCSPLISHSEIIYFSQYRFYYLLSQIDNKEILSGVLHPALAILTNYDRENNTELYHTLSMYLEKNCNAKETASALFIHRNSLSYRIEKIIALTNIDLKEDEERFQLSYSYRINRHLNSL; encoded by the coding sequence ATGACCATATCAGAATTTCTAACAACTATAGATGAAACCCATGTAGTAACTGCTTTTACAAACAATCCAGACTCTATCATAACCTCAATCAAATTAATGATGGCACCTCCCGTGGAATGGGAAAGTGATACTTTATATATTGGGCAGTCTGCACAAGACTTAATCTATCCAGATCTTCCTATTTCCATCTTACTCTGTGGTGACATACAACCACAAGTGGATACCTCCTTACATAATATCGCCTTTATTAATGATTGCGATCTAACAACACTTTTTAATGAAGTAAATGAATTATTCTATCAAGATCTTACGTTTACTGCTAACTACTCCAAATTACTGTCCTTGAATCTTCAAAATGAAAGTTTACAAAAATTAATCGATGAAGCATCTCTTATGGTTCATAACCCTTTAATCGTACTGGATACAAGCTATAAAATTTTATGCTCATCAAATACCTATCCGATTAAAGATGTCTTCTGGAGCGAAACCGTTAAGACAGGCTATTGCACTTATGAATTCATCCTCGCAGTAAATGAACTTTTCGCCACACAAGGAGGCAGTTCAACCGGACGACAAGCTTATCCGATCACCTGTCCTGTCTCTCCGTATACAAAAGTTTTTTGCAATATGTTCTGGCATCACTCTTTGATCGGCTATATTATCATGCTTAATTCTAATCAGGAAGTAGAGCATTCCCATTATCAACTGCTTCCTAAGATTTCAGAAAATGCCAGTATTACACTAAGTAAACTTCCTAATTTTCATGGAATTCACGGTTCCATGAAAGAGACGATCCTTTATCAGCTTTTGAACGAAGAAAGCATGATGAATATCGAAGTCCGAATGAAGACCGCTTCTCTAAAGACTCCTCCTAACATGAGGCTTGTGACCATCCTATTCGATAGCTATTCAGATACTACTATTGTATCTCCCTTCATTAAAGAGCAGCTTCTTGCCTTATTTCCTAGTGCCTATATCACAGAGTATGAACACGCGATCGTCATGCTACAGCCGCTAAACGATCCGGTATCCTTCTCTCCTTTACAAGAAGAAGGATTAACATCATTCTTTCAAAATGCACATATTAAGATTGCCTGCAGTGACAAATTCTCCTCATTTGCTCATGTAAAGAAGCAATATCGCTTATGTCTGGATCTAATTCGTACCTGTAGCCCTTTGATCTCTCATTCTGAGATCATATATTTTAGTCAGTATCGCTTCTATTATCTTTTGTCACAGATTGATAACAAGGAGATTCTTTCTGGTGTATTACACCCTGCTCTGGCTATCTTGACAAACTATGACCGCGAAAATAACACCGAACTTTATCATACCCTCTCGATGTATTTAGAAAAGAACTGCAATGCAAAAGAGACCGCCAGCGCTCTGTTCATCCACCGAAACAGCCTCTCTTACCGCATTGAAAAGATCATTGCTCTCACCAACATTGATTTAAAAGAGGACGAAGAACGATTCCAATTAAGCTACAGCTACCGAATCAATCGACACCTTAATAGCTTATAG
- a CDS encoding 2,4-dienoyl-CoA reductase [NADPH]: protein MSMKYSKMFQTGRIGRLEIKNRTVMPAMGVNLANPTGEASPEIIRYYEERAKGGVGLIITEVTRVDDVTGVGTTNQLAVTKLSQIAWLERLIDTVHKYDTKMFVQLHHPGRQTSSALCNGEQIVAPSEVMCQVTQEMPRALSNEECKEMIGKFVQGAAFAQAAGADGVEIHAAHGYLVNEFLSPHTNKRTDEYGGSYENRMRFLLEIIAGIRAVCGPNFPISVRLSADEFMPDGLTGEDTVQIAKDLEKAGVDAINISTGIYESMATIVEPGSYQEGWKKQYATAVKKAVSIPVIAVNNIKKPETAEQLLEEEVCDFVGLGRSLLADPEFVNKAASDKENEIRSCIGCLFCFGHLGAGGHIKCAVNPRCGRELEYADYKKDGNGQTVAVIGGGPAGMQAARVLAKRDYNVVLFDEGSKLGGTLNVADKPLLKDKITTLVDHMSAQMNRENIEVRLNTKATVEMVKELNPSAVFLAAGATPIVPPIDGIKGSNVVTAESVLKGEARVTGKVAVIGSGLTGCETAELLASKGHKITLVEMAPKIGGSINPTIFMDLMSRFNKFEPVMLPGHQLVKVSEHGVAVKEVTSGEVKEVEADTIVLALGVSPRRTLVEEFKQAFDTVRVIGDASRGGRIVEAVADGFGKAFVL, encoded by the coding sequence ATGAGTATGAAGTATTCGAAAATGTTTCAAACAGGAAGAATTGGAAGATTAGAGATCAAGAACAGAACAGTGATGCCTGCGATGGGAGTAAACTTAGCAAATCCTACAGGAGAAGCTAGTCCAGAGATCATTCGTTATTACGAGGAGCGCGCTAAAGGTGGAGTTGGCCTTATTATTACAGAAGTAACAAGAGTGGATGATGTGACAGGTGTTGGTACCACGAATCAACTTGCAGTGACAAAACTTAGTCAGATCGCATGGTTAGAAAGACTGATTGATACCGTTCACAAATATGATACAAAAATGTTTGTGCAATTACATCATCCAGGTCGCCAGACAAGCAGTGCATTATGTAACGGAGAACAAATTGTTGCTCCTTCCGAAGTAATGTGCCAGGTAACACAAGAGATGCCTCGTGCTTTAAGCAATGAGGAATGTAAAGAGATGATCGGAAAGTTCGTACAAGGTGCTGCGTTTGCACAGGCAGCAGGAGCTGACGGTGTCGAGATCCATGCTGCTCATGGTTATTTAGTAAATGAATTCTTATCCCCTCATACAAACAAAAGAACAGATGAGTATGGTGGAAGTTATGAGAATCGTATGCGCTTCTTGTTAGAGATCATTGCTGGAATTCGTGCAGTCTGTGGTCCAAACTTCCCTATTAGTGTACGATTAAGTGCAGATGAATTCATGCCAGATGGTTTAACCGGCGAAGATACTGTACAGATTGCAAAAGATTTAGAAAAAGCTGGAGTTGATGCGATCAACATCAGTACTGGTATTTATGAAAGCATGGCAACCATTGTAGAGCCAGGTAGTTATCAAGAAGGCTGGAAGAAGCAATATGCCACTGCAGTGAAAAAAGCAGTATCCATTCCAGTTATTGCAGTTAATAATATTAAAAAGCCAGAGACAGCAGAACAATTATTAGAAGAAGAGGTTTGTGATTTTGTTGGATTAGGACGTAGTTTACTTGCAGATCCTGAATTCGTAAATAAGGCTGCCTCTGATAAAGAAAATGAGATCCGCAGTTGTATCGGATGTCTTTTCTGTTTCGGACACTTAGGCGCAGGCGGTCATATTAAATGTGCCGTAAATCCAAGATGTGGCCGTGAGTTAGAATATGCGGATTACAAAAAGGATGGAAATGGACAGACTGTTGCAGTGATCGGCGGAGGCCCAGCTGGTATGCAAGCTGCCAGAGTATTGGCAAAACGTGATTATAACGTTGTTCTATTTGACGAAGGAAGCAAATTAGGCGGAACTTTAAATGTAGCAGATAAGCCATTATTAAAAGATAAGATCACAACGCTTGTTGATCATATGTCAGCACAGATGAACCGAGAAAATATCGAAGTAAGATTAAATACGAAAGCAACGGTAGAGATGGTAAAAGAGTTAAATCCAAGTGCTGTCTTTCTTGCTGCTGGTGCGACACCAATCGTTCCTCCAATTGATGGAATCAAAGGAAGCAATGTTGTCACTGCAGAATCGGTATTAAAAGGTGAAGCAAGGGTAACAGGTAAGGTTGCTGTGATCGGTTCTGGTTTGACAGGTTGTGAAACAGCAGAATTATTAGCTTCTAAGGGCCATAAGATTACCTTAGTTGAAATGGCTCCAAAGATTGGTGGAAGTATCAATCCAACCATCTTTATGGATTTAATGTCAAGATTTAATAAATTTGAACCAGTTATGTTACCAGGACATCAATTGGTGAAAGTAAGTGAACATGGGGTTGCAGTAAAAGAAGTTACCTCTGGTGAAGTAAAAGAAGTAGAAGCGGATACGATCGTATTGGCATTAGGTGTTTCTCCACGCAGAACATTAGTGGAAGAATTTAAACAAGCATTTGATACAGTTCGAGTGATTGGAGATGCCTCAAGAGGCGGAAGAATCGTAGAAGCAGTTGCAGATGGTTTTGGAAAAGCATTTGTATTGTAG
- a CDS encoding arginine/ornithine antiporter ArcD codes for MKERVSYFDNAKLILICFVVLGHLIEPVYNSTQMNGVVMNFIYLFHMPAFIFISGYFAKAGFEEGWMNKIIKRYLLPYLCLQLLFIAYTKWINVGSYQFDLSIPYYTFWYLFAMAVWSITLKIVTVAKLNIKTILVGSIIIGILVGYLDILPVKFSVTRIVIFFPYYLMGYYFKEHHYQPQDIIKSKYLAVFILAVMILFLWLFDREVDIKWLYCNAQYDDMHVAGIGAGLDRLLLYVGQMIAMFSIFAIVPTKKTVYTSLGRNTFTIYILHGFLVKLFVAFDYYDHMTLLKYIFLVPLLILMVELLGKKKIPVFN; via the coding sequence ATGAAAGAGAGAGTCAGCTATTTTGATAATGCGAAGTTAATTTTAATTTGTTTTGTTGTGTTAGGACATCTTATCGAGCCGGTATATAACTCTACTCAGATGAATGGAGTTGTGATGAACTTTATCTATTTATTTCATATGCCTGCTTTTATTTTTATATCGGGATACTTTGCCAAAGCTGGATTTGAAGAAGGATGGATGAATAAGATCATAAAGCGTTATCTACTTCCTTATCTATGTTTACAGCTTTTATTTATTGCTTATACCAAGTGGATCAATGTAGGAAGCTATCAATTTGACCTCTCCATTCCTTATTATACCTTCTGGTATCTTTTTGCGATGGCAGTATGGTCGATCACATTAAAGATTGTAACGGTAGCGAAACTGAATATCAAAACCATACTAGTGGGTTCAATTATTATAGGAATTCTAGTGGGATATTTAGATATCCTTCCTGTAAAGTTCAGTGTGACAAGAATCGTGATCTTTTTTCCTTATTATTTAATGGGATATTACTTTAAAGAGCATCACTATCAACCACAAGACATAATTAAGAGTAAGTATTTGGCTGTATTTATATTAGCAGTGATGATCCTCTTCCTTTGGTTGTTTGACAGGGAAGTTGATATCAAATGGCTTTATTGCAATGCACAGTATGATGATATGCATGTGGCGGGGATTGGAGCGGGACTTGATCGACTCTTGTTGTATGTAGGTCAGATGATCGCTATGTTTAGTATTTTTGCCATTGTTCCAACAAAGAAGACGGTCTATACTTCGTTAGGAAGAAATACATTTACAATTTATATTTTACATGGATTTCTCGTGAAATTATTTGTAGCGTTCGATTATTACGATCACATGACTTTATTAAAATACATATTTTTAGTGCCATTATTGATATTAATGGTAGAATTATTGGGGAAAAAGAAGATTCCCGTATTTAATTAA
- a CDS encoding probable transcriptional regulator → MKFYFAPMEGVTGYNYRNAHHAYFRGVDKYFTPFIVTNQSIKLRTRELEDIRPDHNEGLTVVPQILSNQAHDFIETAKRIVQLGYDEINLNLGCPSGTVVAKHRGSGFLSQIEELDRFLDEVIRADVAKLSIKTRIGVEDPTEFYKLLEIYNRYPLEELIIHPRIQKQYYKGTPDLEIFGYALGHSKNPICYNGDINTVEDYQKFMAQFPQVDRVMIGRGALANPALFQEIKGEEGLDKETFRQFHSMICEGYEEIMSGDRNVMFKMKELWFYMSRLFPDQEKCYKKIRKVEKLADYKAIVRSLLREDLSQ, encoded by the coding sequence ATGAAGTTTTATTTTGCTCCAATGGAAGGAGTTACTGGCTATAATTATCGAAATGCCCATCATGCTTATTTTCGAGGAGTCGATAAATATTTTACGCCATTTATTGTAACAAATCAGAGTATTAAGTTAAGGACGAGAGAGTTAGAGGATATTCGTCCGGATCATAACGAAGGCTTAACAGTAGTGCCACAGATTTTAAGCAACCAAGCGCATGATTTTATTGAAACAGCAAAACGGATCGTACAATTAGGTTATGATGAAATCAACCTTAATTTGGGATGTCCATCAGGAACTGTAGTTGCTAAACATCGAGGATCAGGATTTTTGTCACAGATTGAGGAACTAGATCGTTTCTTAGATGAAGTGATAAGAGCTGATGTAGCAAAATTGTCAATTAAAACGCGAATTGGAGTAGAAGATCCAACAGAGTTTTATAAACTATTAGAAATCTATAATCGTTACCCACTAGAAGAATTGATCATTCATCCACGAATTCAGAAGCAATATTATAAAGGAACTCCGGACCTTGAAATCTTTGGGTATGCCCTTGGACATAGTAAGAATCCTATTTGTTACAATGGTGATATTAACACGGTGGAGGATTACCAGAAGTTCATGGCGCAGTTTCCACAAGTGGACCGTGTTATGATCGGCAGAGGGGCACTTGCCAATCCAGCTTTATTCCAGGAGATCAAAGGGGAAGAAGGGCTTGATAAAGAGACATTCAGACAATTTCATTCTATGATCTGTGAGGGATATGAAGAGATCATGTCCGGTGATAGAAATGTAATGTTTAAAATGAAAGAACTATGGTTCTATATGAGTCGCTTATTCCCGGATCAAGAAAAATGTTATAAGAAAATTCGTAAGGTAGAAAAGCTAGCAGATTATAAAGCCATCGTACGAAGTTTGTTAAGAGAAGACCTTTCCCAATAG
- a CDS encoding sensory box/GGDEF family protein, whose amino-acid sequence MGLDYIFKKNYPEIISIDRMDAVFGVSLSCIFTTHIRNMHLSNLKEKMQFERKSRMDGLTGVYCKMYTENLCAAYIERIEKNTCCAVMIIDIDNFNNINDTYGHQYGDLTLRLFGKMLRESFRKKDIIGRIGGD is encoded by the coding sequence ATGGGATTGGATTATATTTTTAAAAAGAATTATCCGGAGATCATCAGTATTGATCGTATGGATGCTGTCTTTGGTGTTTCGCTTTCTTGTATCTTTACAACGCATATCCGAAATATGCATTTAAGTAATTTAAAAGAAAAGATGCAGTTTGAGAGAAAGTCTAGAATGGATGGATTGACAGGAGTATACTGTAAGATGTATACAGAGAATTTATGTGCTGCTTATATTGAGCGAATAGAGAAAAATACTTGTTGTGCAGTAATGATCATTGACATTGATAATTTTAATAATATCAACGATACTTATGGACATCAATATGGAGATCTTACCCTACGATTGTTTGGAAAAATGCTAAGAGAGTCTTTTCGAAAGAAAGACATCATAGGAAGAATCGGCGGAGATTAA
- a CDS encoding transcriptional regulator, DeoR family — protein MDHYSIDRSVFTDEEQKKILMALESIQATKQIDVEESLLKLRGLFQKRSSNWVEIDFYGWEQSEEHKALFSLLRDCILSDHAVSFLYTDLEGKETERIVEPVKLIFKGYNWYLYGYCRMRKDYRIFKLVRMQQVKKTEELVEDKTREAMPQQLQKRFNKDDLVEVELLIKGKNEFRVYDEFRAGYIEKTDKGIYVRVKLPNNDWLYGYLIGFGTSMEVLGPDWLRERIKEELMKIVKKYLEPDS, from the coding sequence ATGGACCATTATTCCATTGATCGAAGTGTCTTTACCGATGAGGAACAGAAAAAGATCTTAATGGCATTAGAAAGCATTCAGGCAACAAAACAGATCGATGTGGAAGAGTCCTTATTAAAATTAAGAGGCTTATTTCAGAAGAGAAGCAGCAATTGGGTTGAAATTGATTTTTATGGATGGGAGCAGAGTGAGGAACATAAAGCATTATTTTCCTTACTTCGTGATTGTATCTTATCCGATCATGCAGTCTCGTTTCTTTATACGGATCTAGAGGGAAAAGAAACAGAACGGATCGTAGAGCCGGTCAAGCTGATCTTTAAGGGGTATAATTGGTATTTATATGGCTATTGCAGAATGCGAAAAGATTATCGGATTTTTAAATTAGTTCGCATGCAACAGGTTAAAAAGACAGAAGAGTTGGTAGAAGATAAAACGAGAGAAGCAATGCCGCAACAATTGCAAAAGCGATTTAATAAAGATGATTTAGTGGAAGTCGAACTTCTAATAAAGGGGAAGAATGAATTCCGAGTCTATGATGAATTCCGTGCTGGTTACATTGAAAAGACTGATAAAGGTATCTATGTACGGGTGAAGCTTCCTAATAATGACTGGCTTTATGGGTATTTGATCGGATTTGGGACATCAATGGAAGTCTTAGGACCAGATTGGTTACGTGAAAGAATCAAAGAAGAGTTAATGAAAATAGTTAAAAAATATTTAGAACCTGACAGTTAG
- a CDS encoding transcriptional regulator, AraC family produces the protein MEYEVVRLEEKKVIGGSTRTSNQDPKMGEKIGMLWQKLYQGGLYPQINNKANEKALGIYTNYESDAAGAYDVVVGCEVSKVDDVPQQSTSIIIPAGSYAKFTVEGNMVTAVQDFWKQLWKMDLDRAFSCDFEEYQNADMEHAIIDIYISLK, from the coding sequence ATGGAATATGAAGTAGTCAGATTGGAAGAGAAAAAAGTGATCGGAGGAAGTACTAGAACGAGTAATCAGGACCCTAAGATGGGTGAGAAGATAGGTATGCTCTGGCAGAAACTATATCAAGGAGGACTCTATCCACAGATTAATAATAAAGCAAATGAGAAGGCATTAGGAATTTATACAAACTATGAATCAGATGCTGCTGGAGCATACGACGTAGTAGTGGGATGTGAAGTATCAAAGGTAGATGATGTGCCACAACAGAGTACATCAATCATCATTCCAGCAGGTTCTTATGCTAAATTCACGGTAGAGGGGAATATGGTAACCGCAGTTCAGGATTTCTGGAAACAGTTATGGAAAATGGATTTAGATAGAGCCTTTAGTTGTGATTTTGAGGAATATCAGAATGCAGATATGGAGCATGCAATAATCGATATCTACATTTCACTGAAGTAA
- a CDS encoding gamma-D-glutamyl-L-diamino acid endopeptidase I, translating into MKKNEASSFLTLYDKTPFSKHVNETLLSLARTNQSLSCIFQIGTSLQHTPIMAFKIGHGPIKILIHGTHHAREAITTILLLDQIQHLLTIYKKGNSVDSISSPAIFEELSFFFVPLVNPDGADLALSNDTYQAWKANIRGVDLNENYPTAYPSDFLTEKPGPNGYPGTHFFSEPETYALKELTEEERFHGTISYHSSGQEIYWYYNQKELSRDETIAKLIAQVTGYELLTASPPAHGSGYKDWFIESYHCPALTIEVAPYIGDKPVPASYYEHIWKKNKNVPLLFGCAVNNYLLS; encoded by the coding sequence TTGAAAAAAAATGAAGCGTCATCCTTCCTTACTCTTTATGATAAAACTCCTTTTTCGAAGCATGTTAATGAAACACTACTTTCTCTCGCTCGTACAAATCAATCACTTTCTTGCATCTTTCAAATAGGTACCTCTCTTCAGCATACTCCGATCATGGCATTTAAAATTGGTCACGGCCCGATCAAGATTCTAATTCATGGTACCCACCATGCCCGAGAAGCGATCACTACGATTCTACTACTCGACCAAATTCAACATCTACTTACTATATATAAGAAAGGAAACAGTGTCGATTCTATATCCTCTCCTGCTATCTTCGAAGAACTCAGTTTCTTCTTTGTTCCTTTAGTTAATCCAGATGGCGCGGATCTTGCTTTATCCAATGATACCTATCAAGCATGGAAAGCAAATATTCGTGGTGTAGATCTAAATGAAAACTATCCAACCGCCTATCCATCTGACTTCTTAACAGAAAAACCTGGTCCAAACGGATATCCTGGCACTCACTTTTTCTCAGAGCCAGAGACTTATGCCCTCAAAGAATTAACCGAGGAAGAACGATTTCATGGAACAATCTCCTATCATTCCTCTGGTCAAGAAATCTATTGGTACTACAATCAAAAAGAACTCTCTCGAGATGAGACCATAGCAAAACTGATCGCACAAGTAACCGGATATGAACTACTAACTGCCAGCCCACCCGCACATGGCAGTGGCTACAAAGACTGGTTCATTGAAAGCTATCACTGTCCGGCCCTCACAATTGAAGTTGCTCCTTATATAGGCGACAAGCCGGTTCCAGCTTCTTACTATGAGCATATTTGGAAGAAGAATAAGAATGTTCCCCTTCTTTTTGGATGTGCCGTGAATAACTATCTTCTTTCTTGA